CTGGGGAACGTGTCGGAATGGACGCAGGACTGCTGGAACGACAGCCATCGGGGCGCTCCGGCGGATGGGAGCGCCCGGGAGTCGGGAGACTGCGACCGCCGGGTCCTCCGCGGCGGTTCCTGGTTCATCGGCGCGTGGTTCCTCCGGTCCGCGAACCGGTCCATGAATCTCCCCGACAGCCGGGACATGTACTACGGATTCCGCGTGGCCCGATCGCTCCCCTAGACTCCTTCGAGACCGACCTGTCCTGAAATCCGGCAGCCTCCGTCCCACCCACGTATCATGTCCGCCATGGAGAGAGAACCGGCGTGCCGCGGCGAGCCCCGCATTGTGGACAAGCCCTGGGGGCGCGAGGTGTGGTACGCCCGCACGGACCGCTACGCGGGGAAGGTTCTCGAAGTCGAAAAGGGGCACATCCTCTCGCTGCAGAAGCATCTCGTGAAGCACGAGACGATGCTGCTTCAGTCCGGGCGCATGCGCTTCACGCTCAACGATGCGGTCTTCGAGTGGCTCCCGGGCGAGGTCGTCTCGATCCCGCCCGGGAACGTGCACCGCATGGAGGCGCTCGAGGACAGCGTCATCCTCGAGGTGAGCACGCCGGAACTGGACGACCTGGTGCGCCTCGAGGACCGCTACGGACGGGTCCGTTGAACCGCTCGATCCGGTTTGAACGTTCCCGCGGACTGCTTGGATGTTTTTCGTAAACCGCTTTCAATAAATGATTTACTGTCGTATCGGCGGCATTGCTCCCACCAATATTTCCGCCGGGAAGAACCGGATTCCCGTGGCCCTCGGTGACCGTCATCGGACGTAAGCGATCGAGTGGACGCCCCCTCGCCACGTCCGGCGCTCCTGCGTGCGCTTGCCTCTCGTGACAGGCGAAGCGTGCGCAAAGGTGGCAACTCGATGCGCAACGAGCCCTCTTCGAAAGGTAGCTCGCCGTCCGCAATATCTTCTCACGCCGCGGTTCATCAAGCCAGCGTTCTCGGTGCCCTCGAAGCGCGCGACCCCATCCGATAGTTTATGCGGCCGTATGAACCATGCGACGTGCGGTGACGCCATCCGATCGCACGGGGGACGACAGTTCTCGTAGCCGTCAATGTTCGCGGATCCGAGTTAGCTGCCCTTCAAGCCAGACCAAACCAAGGGAGGTCTCACATGCGAGTTCTTTTCACCGTCATCACGCTCGTATTGGTCTCTGTTGCACCCTTGGCTGGTCAGGCCACGCTCGCCGTAAAGGGCGGGCTCGGCCGCGCCTTGCTCGGCACGGATGAGGCGGGCGTTGTGACCTCCCCGCGCACGGGAGTCGTAGCCGGGGCCGAACTCGGCTTCGCACTCACGCCCAGTTTGGGGCTCCGGTTCGGCGGGTCATTTGCGCAGAAAGGCTCGAACAGCGTTCGAGATCGCCGACGGGTTGTTGTCGGCGCACGGCTCGACTACCTGCAGGTGAG
This is a stretch of genomic DNA from Candidatus Palauibacter australiensis. It encodes these proteins:
- a CDS encoding cupin → MEREPACRGEPRIVDKPWGREVWYARTDRYAGKVLEVEKGHILSLQKHLVKHETMLLQSGRMRFTLNDAVFEWLPGEVVSIPPGNVHRMEALEDSVILEVSTPELDDLVRLEDRYGRVR